The following DNA comes from Sebastes umbrosus isolate fSebUmb1 chromosome 8, fSebUmb1.pri, whole genome shotgun sequence.
gaggtggaggaagtcCTAGGGGCACGACCCAGTGTGGAGCCGGCATGGCGCAACACAGGGGTTCGTTGGCCGTAGCTCACCAGCCCGACCCCCATCAGGTTGTCCCTGGAACCTCCATAGGCTGGGGGTGTTGGACCTCTGGATGTGGGGCCGCGAGGCCCATCTGGGTAGCAAGCATTTGGGGGTAGGCCATAGCCCCCATCAAACATGCCAGAGTCCTGGGCATAGATATGGGTCTGGGAGCGCCCATGCAGTATCTGCcgtttctccctctcctccatctcctttcGCTCCTGGATGGAGGCCATGATGGTCTGGGAGAGGTTGTCGTAGCGCACCGGGGACgggtccctgtccctgtcccttaGGTGAGGGGAATGCCTGCCAATCCCCCTGGGTGGCATCACTGGACTGTAGGTGGCGGTGACCTGGTGCCTCTGCATTTCAGGTTCCCGGATGTGGCACGTTTTGGTGGGCAGGTAGGGCGAGTGGAACCCAATGGACGGCATGCCGCGGTGGGCCATGCACTCGCTGGCAGTGGCTGGGGAGATGCTGGGGTTGAGCAGGCTGTCGTAAGACAAGCTGCCGTTACGGTTGGAGAGCGTGTTGGGCGAGAAGACACTCTTGTACGGGGTGGAGGTGACCGTCTGCGGCTGCAGGGCCGGGAGCTGGCCCTTCTCCGGCCGGTGGTGACCCTGCTTCAGGCTGAGAGAGCGGGAGGTGATGGGGTCAGCGTCCAGCTGGAGGGGAGAGGACTGGAAGGTGCGGTGGAGGGGAGCGTTGGTGTACTCGGGCAGGTCCAGGTTTGGCTCAGATCGGTAGTCGTGACCGCGGACACCCTCTTCCAAGATAGCCGAGGTCTTCCGGTCATCTGGCATGGTAATCTGAGGAGCAAACAGCAGAATAACACGTCACATTTTAGCAGAAATGTGAACGAAGTACTCGTCCTTAACAACTGCTACTGAAACTTTTGCAACTGGCAATAACCCCCTGGCTATCTGACTAATGATACTACATTAAGAATGTACCTCATATATATAAGCGCCAAACAAATCATGTCTTACCTTCTCTCCAGCAGTGTGGTAGTGGACTTTGGGCATGGTGCCAAAGGACGGCCTGAATTTGTACATGGCTGGAGTGGACGGGTGGGTCTTACCAGAAAGAGAACTAtctactaacacacacagaaagaagaCCAGAGTTAACACTGTGCAGGTAATAGAAATGACACTATTACACCACCTCTGATTGAAAATCAGTTCTGGGAGAAAGGACAAGACCTCAGAGCTGAATTCTATTATCAGAGTAAAGAGGCTGTAGGGATTGAATTCTTCTGAAACCCACACCATCACCGTTCCTACAAGATGAATTGGAGTGGCTGGGTAGTCAGACGGTTTGAGCCCATTCTGGGACTGAAGCTGTGATGTGGCCTTATCCTTGAGGACCTAACTTATGCTTGACAAACGACCTTATCCTTGACGAACTACCTTATCCTTAACAAACTACCTTATCCTTAACAAACTACCTTATCCTTGACCAAAGCATGAAACCTCTGTATTTGTCTCTGAGGGCTATGCAAAGAACTCATACTTCCACAAATTCAGAGTCCTCtaatttgctttttaaaaaatggaggTAATCCATTTAGACCGGCTGCAGTACTGTGAAGTACCATCAGGCAGTGATGGTGCTCCATGGAAGAGCGGAAAGCGTTCACTCCCTGATATAATGCACCATGGCACTGGAGATTCTCCGGAGGGAACCTGCTGTTGGAGGTTCAcactatactgtacattattgaCACTTCATACTATTGAATGTaacagtataaagaacacattaCCACTGGATAACACCCTTAGCTGTAAAACCACGACCACAATAtgatgtccatccatccatctatccatccattatctgtaactgcttattatcctattcagggtcgtgggagagctggagccgatcccagctgacatcgggcgaaggcggggttttacctggacaggtcaccagactatcacagggctgacacagagagacagacaaccattcacgctcacacctacgggcaatttagagtcaacaattaacctaacctgcatgtctttggactgtgggaggaagaaCCCGGAGAAAGctcacgctaacacggggagaacatgcaaactacaCACAGAAGGGCCAAaagaacctgcaaccctcttcccgtgaggcggcagtgctaaccactgcaccaccgtgccgccCACAATAGGATGTCACAGTTCCTAATTTACACAGATGACTTCCAAAGGCAGTCGGTCATCTTTTTAGTTAGAGTCCTGATTCTAGACCATAGTCCTCTCCCATCCCTCTATGTGGCTCCATTATTACACACCACCAGAAAAAAAGGTGGTGATTCATGCTGTAATGATTCACTCTGAAATATCTCCATTGTACCACAAACCTAGTGCTGATTCAGTGAACAGGACTTGCCTCCTTGCTACAAATCACGCCTATTCTCTGGGCCAGCACTAAAAGGCCATTGACCTGCCACTGGGACGGACATTTATCACGCTAAACTAGACGCAAGTCACACACTGGGACACTGGTGATGAACGGAGTTTGGGGGAATTGCCGTTTGGTACCAGCCCTGACAGGAAAGAGAAGTGGGATCGATGATGACtgacaggagagagagggagagttgtTGGTGAACACAGGGTGGCTTTGTTCTCCGGTTTCTTACCTTCGCTGGAGGTCAGCTGGCCCTTCAGCTGGTTGTACCGGTCAGCTTTGGGCGGCAGCGGCGGCTGGGTTTCTTTCTCATCCAGGCCGTCCAGGCTGCTTTTGGACTACAGGGAGGAGAGCAGGGTGTTAAAAGCATCCAGAGCAGGTGGGGGAACAGCAGATGAAATAGAAAAGAGCATGTGTTAGAGCTAGGGATGCACTAATACCTCTCACAGACGGTCGTAGGGTAGCAGAGCTGCACGAGGCAGCTGCTCTActtaagatctttttttttagtggcTAATTGAGTGGAAATGGTGAAATGATCACAGTGTTggataaacttttttttcttattaatttatttatcattgcaCACAATTTAAAACCAAAATGGATGCAGCAGAACCAAAtatgtcatctttttttttaatccacacATTTTTCTTCCTTTGTCAAAACCGCCTACATGATCCACAATGCAACTCGTCTGTCGACAGTTCATTCAGTGATTCGGTTGTGTTGTGTTAGTAGTagcggctaatgtagcctcgagCTGCTAGTATCAAGCAGAGACGAGGAGcgagctacagaggtctggttaGTTCACTTCTTTCTAACACCACACTCCCAGaatctttttcattttcaaactccAGTCCCAACTCACGCTGACTCAGGTGACATCACTTAAGGCTATTTATCAGACTTcatgcagctccctctggaACCACAAAAGAATTAATACAGCTGTTTTTTACATATGATGTCGTACTCCCCaacacctgtaaacagactttgatgtgtaaaattgtTGTAGTTTCCCTTTAAGTGTTTTCTATTTTGCTACTAAATTTCACTTAATCGCAGAAAAGTTGTCACTGATCATCTGAACATCAGAAAATAATTGAATCTCTCGGGTTACTCTTAAAGGGAATAGGCCATTTTTCTTCACTGGAGACCCCCTCTTTGTACTTTAGGCTGATGAGATGAGTGTATTTTACAGGTACAGACAAAATCTGCTATGCCActtaaggctgcattcacaccagatcaggcgttgCTGCGATTTGCCGCAGGGTTGCGCAGCGGTATGGGTAACGCCTTTTGTTAcctgtacagctctggatcgccggTTATGCGATTGGCCACTGCAGCATGACGTCGGGTtgtgtttctccaaaagttgattctacTTCTATTTTTTACAGCTTACCCCCTGTGGCCGTCGCAGCCCAAACGCACTACCACCTTCAAATCTTCGCCAAAatgcctgatctggtgtgaatacAGCCTTAAAGGACCATAACTTACCTATATCACACAATTTCCAAATTTCTGCATGTTGATTTCCATAATAAATGGCATGAAATGAAACCAATGGCCTCTACATAAAGGTTTTTGGAGACATGTTTGCCTTTAAAATCAACCATATAGACATAATATATCCCTTTgaggtaaaaaataatataattaatttccCCCTATCCGTGAGTCACTTGGCTTTGACGTCAAATGTCTAATAATATCCTGCTTTAGAAATGAGGAAATTCTCTAATGTATCTGACTTTAGTGAGCTACAGCATCCTTTTATATGCTGCCTAGAGCATGAGCCTGTATTTTAAATGGGAAACTGGGAACCGAACTGGGGATACACTATGTTTCACATTTGTGACATGAGACTATGGGAATAAAGCAAGAGAAAATGGTTGCATCCCATGCAGAAGAAGGACTACCTGTAGGTCGGCTGGATGATGGAGAAACAGGGAAATGTCTGTCTGTAATTGTGGAAAAAGTCACCTTGGAGCTGATGATGGTGGTGTGGATGCCGTTGTCACTGATCTTGATGGTGATTTGCCTCTCTGACAGGTCAGGTCTGATGAATGGGGGCTGAATTTTGACATGGGGCTTTTTCCTGGGGTCCATCATGTACCTGCATAAAAAAAGGCAACAGGCATGAACAAACAGATTCTTTACTTTCCCAGTTTACAATGTTTAGTATAGTCCTTGCAGTCAGCGCTGCCTTTACATCTGAAATCTTTACGGTGTCTCACTGGATGCAACCAGGATGACAAGCTTGCAACTCTGTAACACAGCCGAACCAGCACACAGCGTACTATTAGAGTAATTCACATCAAAGTATACACAACTCATGcaaaagagggaggaggggagggcgGGGGGTAGGGGGGGGTGGCACTAGCTTTGTCTTCAGTAGAGAAACATCTGCTGCAAACTGAATTCATTTTTCTGAAAGCCTTTCTAATTCTAGTCTCACTGCACCCtaaatctttatttatacatgAGAAATACTCTGTGTTTCATGTACTGTATCTTATGTTCACACAGAATAACTTCTAAAAATGTTGTGTACAAGAAGACTTGAACTCCTACAACAGTAATCTGTTTGACACTATATGGAAGGAATATTTAAGTTGTACCAGAGTCGATTGACTCTttctaaataaatgaaaaacacaggcttacattacacatacatatatacagatatatgaCCTGATATATATgcactgtatatgtatgtacacccataaataaaacatatagaaatttacacaaaaacagctaacattactaatgttataactagggctgtcaatcgatcgcatttgaaaatggccatgatagtttttcctcgcaaaaatttagcgtaattctggagcgttatttagcctccaagctatgacatggtttgACAAGagtttatagtttatagtttcatatgatgccagtatcttcactctagctttaaaactgagcccgctacaacctctgaaagatcgaatagTGGCATTGTGGTATTTtgagaggttaattaaaaaaacaaacacgcaaatagtgttaaagaaatgagtggtgttaaaatgaatttgcgttaacgccttattaagacgttaactttgacagccctaattatttcaGTACTCATCTCCTACTTGATATACAGCACCTCGCCCTCCACTATCAACCCATGATGCACAGATCCACAGATACACAGTGATGAAATTAATGAAGCACTTTTCGTAATCCCATTTGGCTAGTTACACAGTTTAAAACAGACATTTCAAACACAACTTCCTGACAGAAAAAACAGCATTCAAGTGAGTCTTACAGGGTTATTCCATAATTAAAAAGGGCTGTCAGTGTAATTGCTTTAATATTTAATGGCGTGGAAGCTCGGGGAGTAAAACGTGTGGTACATTTTACAAGCAAGTCTTTACAGATTTCAAGTAATCAATCCCCACATGAAAAATCCATGTTACTAAATGATTTGCagtcagatttaaaaaaacattttttctcttCTAACAGTTCATTCAGTATCAGTCTGTTCCAACATGATTCGAGTCAGTGGTTCAGTAGATAAATACCTCCCGTCAGGGACGACGCAACAACTCAACAGCAGATGCTTGTAACACAGCATCTCACCCCCACCTGATGTTGTCTCTCTGCAGTCACACTGTTGATTTTTATGGAACGGAACTCGTCCCTATAGGTTGTAAAAGTGGTGTTTGGgttttgtagtgtgtgtgtgaggcgcgTTGACTagctctgctctctgtttcCCATTAACTGTTGTTCTTCAGAGTGATTCAATTCTCTCAGCCATCTGCCTTCCCTCAGGGTGGCTGGCTGCTTTCAGGCAGAACTGGATACACACCTCCGCAACCACCTCAGAGCCCGcgcattcatacacacacacaatagtgCCGCCCGTGTTATTATTGTAGTTACGTGGTGTTGCACTGGGCTTCGATGGGCCACACCCCTTTACATATGCATAACCATACACAAACAGATTCTCTCAAGTGCAGGAATACATcactattcattaaaaatcattCAGACTTAAATGTGTATTGACAAAAACAACCTGAAAAGCATAGTAAAGCGTCTTACCTAGGTGCCAGGGGACTACATAAGACATACTCCACGTTGCCACAGCAACCCCTGGTGAAGGGATTTACTCCTCCACGAAATTTGCCCGTCACCTGAGGAACACAACGCCTTGTTTAGAGTCAGCAGCGAAGGAAGGCCACAGTTCATACACATGTAGACACACAGAGGTCCAGTGCTTGAATACAAAGAAGGTGATTCATTATGGGATGCTTCAAACAACATGAGTGTGTATTGGATATTATTTCTGTCCACACTCTAATTGGATTGTATTATCCGCCTGCTTGTGCTTGTGATGCACTGTGGTGACCACAGGTTTGCTTGTCAAGATTCTCCAACTATTTCACAGGTTCCCTGAAGCCAGCACGGTTTGCCAGCAGTCAGACAGCTCCAGGTGTGAATGTTTGAGTCAGTGTGAGTCAGTGTGAAGCAGAGCAACGTAGCTCTGTTGACTTTCGCTGGATAAATAGCAgaaatttgtttgtgtgtacattTGGAGCGAGCACGTCGACAGCTCCCGAGCTCACCTGTTCGTTGGTTGTTCGACCCCGAGCAACAAGCACCATATGGAAACCTGTGAGTCCCATGACTGGAATAAAGAAGAGCCCGGCTATGCACATCACCACCAGACTGGACACAAAGGTCAAGctcaataacaacaatataGGATCACAAGAACACCAGATGTACTGGGAGAATAACTCCACTGACTCCTTCAGACAGAAGAAGGTACTAGCACCAACGTTTGTCcacttaaagctagggtaggtAATGTAATTtataaacctttttttgttatattatttgaaattttcattacatctggacagcaatcaataaatcaaatgctctgacaataaaaaaaaatctgacatctGTGGCTGTCGCTGCCTGTAATAAACCCGTTCAATCAATGTACTGACTGGACGGGCAACCTGCCTGTCGACCTGCGTGCAATCTGTCCGTGCACTCATTAGGCGTCAGTCTAGacctgctagcttgacagctaaGAATACTAACAATAGCCTTGTTCGTCGTTTAcattcattatatatatactttcataatataatgatcattttgggggagtggctttggagggaggacTGAAGGAACgcactgtcagtgttgctgacttggcaACTTTCAAGAATTAATGACTATTGAAGCTAGCGCTGCTAGCTAATttaattggaaaagagttgacaaCACTGGGCTGGTTTTTTTgcggttggatcattttaaaaatcgaGTGTACTCTTTTGTGGTTTCTCCAATGTTGCCATCCCTAGTTTTAAATAGACAACCAACCAAATCGTCCATATAAAAACGCAGCAGGCTTTGCCGTGAGATTTAAAGCGGCGAAAGGATACGTGACGGTGGTGTGCAGCGCTGCCAGTCTCTCTCGGTGGTGGAGGACGAAGATGAGGCCGAAGGAGAAAACTCCCACCATGTGGATGGTCAGCgacagcaggaagaggaagaagtagCGGTAGTTCCTCCGTCCAATGCAGTTGTTCACCCAGGGACAGTGGTGATCGAAGTCCtgagaagggagagagggagggagaaattCAGAAATACGagacgatacgatacgatacgatacgatatgatacgatacgatacgatacgatacgtaaattaaatatatatgacCTACAGCTGGTTTGGGCTTTAAATTTGATTGTACATTTAGGTTTAAGAATTTTCACCTGTGCATCATCTTTAATCACGGAGCAGGGACTAGTTTAAATCTCTCGACCAATAAGGCAAAACCAGTGAAGGAACAAAATGGTCTTGGTTGCAAGGGGCGAAGAAACATTTCAATGAAACATTCAATCCATAATCAACCTTTAACTGCAAAATCCAGTACTGCCTTTCTGCTTTCTACTTTCATCAGTTGACGTGTATATAATCATCTACATCCTCATTCAGTCCTTAACTAGGCTTTTACAAACACTTAAACactgagcctttttttaaacaacacccagtgtgtaggtgtgtgtacaTTTGTCAGACCAAAATGAGAATTGGAATACTGATAACAGTATTTTACGCTTGAAGCTGCCAAAAGCTGATATTTATGCCagtaattatgttttttaatgaggacattttttgccataaaacacagatatttagaaattatttatatttatatttagcaTTTGTCTCAGATTTTAATTCTTGGCACGACAGAAAAGCCTCTGAATGGATTCAAACTACAAACATATGTACTTTGTCCAAACAAAGTGCATCTTATATCATATCAAACATGCCCAACGCTAACAGAGCAGCATCATATTGTTAATAAAAAGCTAATATATTTGTCTAAACATGACGCACACTTAGTTTTCAGTGCCTGCATGtatactgtaacacacagtCTCTCTGCACATTtagtattcacacacacacacacacctccacacagTTGTCACAGACGCTGCAGTGCGAGCAGCGAGGCGGCCTGTAGAAGTGACAGGTGGCGCACCACTTCATCCGGACCTGAATGCCCTTGATCTCCACGTTCTTGTAGAGCGGCGCCCGGAAATCATCGTCCttgtcctcgtcctcgtccgctgtggggaaaacacacagatatacacacacacagaggtagaTTAACGGAGCGCAGATGCATATGGTAGAGTGTCACAAAGAAGCATGGTTTTGATGTATGATTCCCTTTGACAGGGACAACAGGGGAGCACCTTAAATGAAGCTCTACCCCGCTGCTAGCTGTCTGCAGAGACAGCAAACACTGAAAGGAATGAACATTTTTATAGACCTATTCATTCTGTTTTTAACATTAGGAATGATTAAAGAGACTGTATGAACacgtataaatgttttttaattgctttttcattgccaatgcgtgaacaggttgtaacctaacataaaaaatgagaccttccacgacttttggggtttcctctatcagcctttagatggcttttaatgtgaagaagctggcccattttttccgggaaaatccaacagatgtgatgtcatgctttattttcagctccacttacagggctaacagtgtgcaacgataGCTAACGATCGGTTAGAAATGGATGCCGATAACGCCATCAAGCAACCAGCCCCACCacagctcagactccaacacaaactttACGGAAgcacagaaaaaacaaagttatatctagtgaagcccgtcttgcaaaacaggaatgtgaccgacgtcaggggggaaaactagtgttgtgtGTCGACGTGGAAAGTGAgttgtgaagcaagagagagcgaGCGGCGGCGAAACGAGCaagcagcggagcagaagagagttagtttagctttgagaatatcaagtgattGTACAGTGGAAGTTACTGTTTGTGCAGagataaatgctgcagctcctccagaccaacagaggtttcccgtgtcttgtttccctgctgctgagtgaagtggCGGGGGTTAACTCAGAGAGAGTAATGTTATCGACCAcagtgtctcccctgtgccttctgaccactgtcgggaggctgaagcaggaaaagttaacactaggatcaacatcggccgggcctttgattcatggagggaccttcgtttggtactgtatgtgagatatacagtatagtgatattgtggttttagctggccaatgttgctaacgttcatcaacatgatgcctgtcaatctgTATTGTCTGTGTCACCTCATtcttttgaccgatgctcgcttcTACATGTatgtagtgcgagcacaagcgcgagcaacaggacgctgactgtcgttgatttaaggtgtcactgttaacaaacaatttctgattcttacagagtccctttaacaagCACACTGTAACGCATGCATGACAGAAATTGTTTGGTTTAATTCCCCACATGTTCAGACATTAttagaatgtttttttaaaatgggaATCAAACCTCTAACCCTTGCAGAGTTTGCTCCATCTGACCTAGACATTTAACTGAACCCGCACTCTGTAAACTACAGTATGAGAGTAAAAGTGGCATTTGCTGCCCTTGATGCGACTCTGCAGTCAATCAAactgtttttcttcctttcctgCGACTGAGAGCTTTTCGCTGCggaaaataaaatgtctttcaGCTGATCAAAGGGCACTTTCACACGATCTACACGGAGCTCCAACCTGGgaaaataatttcacagtaCAATAATAACTGCAGGGAGATCCAGGTAGCTgaactcacacacgcacacgcacacgcacacagaaagcaagaaagagtgaaaagagaaaacaagagaggaaCAAACGGTAGAGCACAGAAATAAACAGTTCCATAAGCACAGATTGCTCTGTTATTATGGCTGTCAAGTGGCTTCAAATAGATTTTAAAGGTAAACCGTCTGCCAGACCAACAGACAGACGGCAGTTACGCTTGCATCTCCCCTGACAGCTTTTCTTTATACAAACACTCGATGCAAGACGCATTCAGCAGACAAAGCAGTGGCCTATttcatacaacacacacaaaacgatgacaaatattgtccagaaaccctcacaggtactgcatttagcataaaaaatatgctcaaatcataacatagtaaactcaaacccaacagacaacaacagctgtcagtgtgtcagtgtgctgacttgactatgactatgacccaaaactgcatgtgattatcataaagtgggcatgtctgtaaaggggagactcgtgggtacccatagaacctattttcattcacatatcttgaggtcagaggtcaagggacccctttgaaaatggcattgccagttttttcctcaccaaaatttagcgcaagtttgcagcattatttagctTCATCCTTCACCACATGCCAGAATTAAAGTAATTTGCCTAAAATTAATTTAGAGATACTTACATCTTATTGTATCTATATGCATGTACAGTCTGACTctttattaaatacatttaatccTGTTATCAGTATTCATGTTAAATGACATTAATCTACAAGTAGAATTTAAATCGCTGACCCCTGCCCTGATAAAATAATTGCTTGCATGAAGGTGGATTATTATTCACATTATGGGTTGTAATACTTCATTTTCTTTGGACTACTGAGTGACACTTTTTTACCCACCACAGCATTGATATGCGTGAGTTGAGCTCAGCATTGACCTCAAATCACTgaccttttaataataaaatgagcACTCATCCACACAGTTTTTACGTGTACATGGCTAACATGTACTTTAGCTGTTGCCTAGGGTAACACATAGTGTGGTTCAGTGTTCTGAGAAGCTGAGCACGTACAACAGCTATTGTTGAGAACAGTACAATGACTAGAACTGCAACATCATATTAAGTCTTTTATTATAGTAATTGTTCTTCCACCGAGGAACACAATAGAAAGacataatgataattttctGTTGAACGCCTTTCACATTAAACATAGTCATTGACCTACTGTTAATATAAAATTATTGATTAGTCATAAGACTTTCTTTTAACATACTCTGGGATTAAACACAAATATCTTTGTATCTCATGTTGCACTTTACAGGTCAAATCACACTTAATTAGATCCCCCCAATTAGATCTCCAcctatttgcactgtggttatttgttgtatatattttttgtacgtCTTATTGCAagtatttgtacatatttcatatttcttatattctcaatTTCGAATTCTTAATTTTAGTacttacttatatatatattgtttttttgacatatattgtgtttatattgtagcattatgtacacaTTGTTGCATTATTCTATTTTCTAAcgtttctttatgtttatacaagagcGACTGTAATGCCCCAATTGCTCCCACGGTGATCAATAAAGtctttctgattctgaaatcaaattaaaggtcttattgataacatttttatgtggacgaatatttaaaaaaatataattaatacatccacagggcctttagaaaggtgtcgaataaaagtaaaaaaaaaaatgatcatgattctgaattaatcattttaaaaattttggcgggtccaaaatgaatgttttcaatagtaaaacgacgttggtatcacgtggtatctctgggtcgtcagttagtgtggaaaaaacggataaatggattgacagtaagtgcctggcaacagcttgttgtgaagtaaatacagtggaacaggggagggagaatgtgacatctagtgacTGAATGTTATCATCGTTATCAATAGTACCTTTaagtgaacatttttaaaaaatcacttcACCACCACGACACAGTGGGTTACAATTTTAGTGCTAGCCTACTGTATGTTGACCAGATAAAGaagcaaaacattttatgaaaaacattATTCAGAGAGGGATCCTGCATAGTGTCAAAACACCTTTTAACCTGCAGGGAAACTGAAAATGTCACGACACTCTGAGTTCTGCAATTTGCCCTTGCGCCGAGCTGATATTTTTGCTTGTAACTGTGCAGCCTTATTAGCCACAGCCTTCTCTCTCGTCTGTCTATTACCTCATTTTGCAGTTTCCCCAAAAtagaaaatgacaataaatgacCTGACCTGAATGGAAAAACCCTTAATACACGCCAACCTTTCATTCTCACTTTTACAATCTGGATGACGAAGTGATTCTCTCAGCAGATGTCATTTAATGGCTATGTCGATTCTTCGCTTGGGTCTGCTGCCAGTGAGATATAACGTCAAGAGGTTAGAAAGCTCCTCATCCCTCAGTAGTCTATAAAACCCAGCGGGGCAGCGGCAGCAGAAGGCCATTGTCACCTCTGGGGAGGAAGATACCCTTCGCTTTATACAACCTAATGATTATTACCCCTTTATGAGCAGAGAAAGCACAAGACAGGTGCTTATCATTTACAAGCGC
Coding sequences within:
- the zdhhc8b gene encoding palmitoyltransferase ZDHHC8B isoform X2 gives rise to the protein MPTSAGKRFKPTKYIPVSTAATLLVGSTTLFFVFTCPWLTKVISPAVPLYNGLVFLFVLANFSMATFMDPGVYPRADEDEDKDDDFRAPLYKNVEIKGIQVRMKWCATCHFYRPPRCSHCSVCDNCVEDFDHHCPWVNNCIGRRNYRYFFLFLLSLTIHMVGVFSFGLIFVLHHRERLAALHTTVTLVVMCIAGLFFIPVMGLTGFHMVLVARGRTTNEQVTGKFRGGVNPFTRGCCGNVEYVLCSPLAPRYMMDPRKKPHVKIQPPFIRPDLSERQITIKISDNGIHTTIISSKSKSSLDGLDEKETQPPLPPKADRYNQLKGQLTSSEDSSLSGKTHPSTPAMYKFRPSFGTMPKVHYHTAGEKITMPDDRKTSAILEEGVRGHDYRSEPNLDLPEYTNAPLHRTFQSSPLQLDADPITSRSLSLKQGHHRPEKGQLPALQPQTVTSTPYKSVFSPNTLSNRNGSLSYDSLLNPSISPATASECMAHRGMPSIGFHSPYLPTKTCHIREPEMQRHQVTATYSPVMPPRGIGRHSPHLRDRDRDPSPVRYDNLSQTIMASIQERKEMEEREKRQILHGRSQTHIYAQDSGMFDGGYGLPPNACYPDGPRGPTSRGPTPPAYGGSRDNLMGVGLVSYGQRTPVLRHAGSTLGRAPRTSSTSLHTDHSSSNSSQSRATCPEGPYRSPSHQPHSPAMPRSPSYSHQKLSYISAHERTESPRPGGPREAMKVNGQMDCHPGTQGSALSPSRHSNVKKVTGVGGTTYEISV
- the zdhhc8b gene encoding palmitoyltransferase ZDHHC8B isoform X1, producing the protein MPTSAGKRFKPTKYIPVSTAATLLVGSTTLFFVFTCPWLTKVISPAVPLYNGLVFLFVLANFSMATFMDPGVYPRADEDEDKDDDFRAPLYKNVEIKGIQVRMKWCATCHFYRPPRCSHCSVCDNCVEDFDHHCPWVNNCIGRRNYRYFFLFLLSLTIHMVGVFSFGLIFVLHHRERLAALHTTVTLVVMCIAGLFFIPVMGLTGFHMVLVARGRTTNEQVTGKFRGGVNPFTRGCCGNVEYVLCSPLAPRYMMDPRKKPHVKIQPPFIRPDLSERQITIKISDNGIHTTIISSKSKSSLDGLDEKETQPPLPPKADRYNQLKGQLTSSEVDSSLSGKTHPSTPAMYKFRPSFGTMPKVHYHTAGEKITMPDDRKTSAILEEGVRGHDYRSEPNLDLPEYTNAPLHRTFQSSPLQLDADPITSRSLSLKQGHHRPEKGQLPALQPQTVTSTPYKSVFSPNTLSNRNGSLSYDSLLNPSISPATASECMAHRGMPSIGFHSPYLPTKTCHIREPEMQRHQVTATYSPVMPPRGIGRHSPHLRDRDRDPSPVRYDNLSQTIMASIQERKEMEEREKRQILHGRSQTHIYAQDSGMFDGGYGLPPNACYPDGPRGPTSRGPTPPAYGGSRDNLMGVGLVSYGQRTPVLRHAGSTLGRAPRTSSTSLHTDHSSSNSSQSRATCPEGPYRSPSHQPHSPAMPRSPSYSHQKLSYISAHERTESPRPGGPREAMKVNGQMDCHPGTQGSALSPSRHSNVKKVTGVGGTTYEISV